The sequence AACACTTGGTAGAAACCAAGAAAATGAGGAGGTGGAGAAGGCGGTTCAATTTAAGGTGAGAGCAGTTGTAACGGTGAGGAACAAGAACAAAGAAGACTTTAAAGAGACTTTGGTTAAGCATTTAGATGCTTTTACCGACAAAATCGGTAGAAACGTTGTCTTGGAGCTTATCAGCATTCAAGTTGATCCAAGTAAGTTAtaagttaaattttaatttttaataatttatttatttttagtatagtttttgattattttctccccaaataaatttctaaaaatagaaaCGAATGAGCCTAAGAAGAGTAAACCGGCGGTATTGAAAGATTGGTCAAAGAAATCAAATTCAAAAGCGGAGAAAGTCCATTACGCGGCGGAGTTCACGGTGGACTCGGCCTTTGGTTTGCCGGGAGCCATCACGGTGACTAACAAACACCAAAAAGAGTTCTTCCTTGAAAACATCACCATAGAAGGCTTTGCATGTGGCCCTGTTCACTTTCCATGTAACTCATGGGTCCAATCCCAAAATGACCATCCATCAAAACGTATTTTCTTCACTAATCAGGTAATTAATTAACTCCTAATCAAATACCATCAACAAAGCTGTTAAATGTGAATTTATTATTATACTATATCATATAGTAATATCATGGTGGGTCCAAAACTCGTCTTAATTAACTACCGTGACTTTCAACTACATACTTTGGTCTGAAAATTAAATGTGGTTATAAAATTGTGCAGCCTTATTTGCCTAGCGAGACACCGTCCGGTCTAAGAACATTAAGGGAGCAAGAGTTGGAAAATCTAAGAGGAAATGGTAAAGGAGAAAGAAAATTATCAGACAGAATCTACGACTTTGATGTTTACAACGACATAGGTAATCCCGACATATCAACAGAACTAGCCCGTCCGGTGTTTGGTGGTCGTGAGTTTCCTTACCCTAGACGCTGTCGAACCGGCCGGCGTTCCACAGATACCGACCTAGTGTCCGAGAGACGAGTAGAGAAACCATTGCCGATGTATGTGCCGCGAGATGAGCAGTTTGAGGAGTCTAAGAAGAACACTTTTGCTGCGTGTAGGCTTAAGGCGGTTTTACATAACCTTGTACCTTCACTGAAAGCTAGTATTTTGGCTGAGGACTTTGCTAACTTCGGTGAGATTGATAGTCTCTATAAAGAAGGCTTGCTTCTCAAGTTAGGGATTCAAGATGATATGTTCAAGAAGTTCCCTTTGCCTAAGATCGTCACTACCCTCCAAAAATCTAGCGAAGGGTTGCTCAGATACGATACTCCCAAAATAGTTTCAAGTAAGCACATTCATTTACTTCtaataatatttagttaaatcttttaattttatcattaaggcgtttttctttttgatcttTGGAGGTTCATTAGTTAACTTACACATGTGCCATCACCACATATTCACATGCCGCTTAATTATGAACTAATCGGAAAAAAATGTAGTTCTATGTACTTGACTATTTGGAACCAACACTGGAACTTCCTTGAATAAAGAAACATGCTTCACGTgcttaattcatttatttattaattcacCTAAAAGGTAATTTGGCTGGTAGTAGTTACATTAGTTTGAGCATATAATTCAATTAAAAGCGCGTTTCTGTTTATATTAATTCTATAAACTGTATACTTAGATCTTATAGCATAGTTTAGTTTATCTAATGGTTCTTTTTACCTTTAATGTTAATTTAGAGGATAAATACGCATGGCTTCGAGATGACGAGTTCGCACGCCAAGCCATAGCTGGGATCAACCCAGTCAATATAGAACGAGTCACGACTTATCCACCGGTCAGCAATCTTGACCGCGAGATCTACGGTTCACATCTAGACTCTGCTCTCACCGAAGACCACATCATCGGTCACCTTGACGGCTTGTCCGTACAACAAGTACGAATATATATCTAGATTAcataaacataaaagaaaacaattttgactaaatcattaattcatttttaattgaATTTTCAGGCGTTGGAGACGAACCGTTTGTTTATGGTGGACTACCACGACACATACTTACCATTTTTAGACCGAATCAACGCGTTGGATGGACGCAAGGCTTACGCGACTCGAACCATATTGTTCTTGACTCGTCTCGGTACACTTAAGCCTGTAGCCATCGAGCTAAGCCTCCCAAAGTCCAAGCGCGTTGTCACACCACCAATAGACGCAACCTCCCACTGGACGTGGCAGCTAGCCAAAGCCCATGTTGGGTCCAATGACGCTGGCGTCCACCAGCTTGTGAACCACTGGTTACGTACCCATGCGTGTTTGGAGCCGTTTATATTATCTGCTCATAGACAATTAAGCGCTCTGCACCCGATATACAAATTATTGGACCCTCACATGAGGTACACTCTAGAGATCAATGCCGTGGCTCGACAGACTTTGGTTAGCGCGGATGGTGTGATTGAGTCGTGCTTCACAGCTGGTCAGTACGGCCTGGAGATCAGTGCAGCTGCGTATAAGAATCAGTGGCGGTTTGATATGGAAGGCCTCCCTGCTGATCTCATCCGAAGGTAATGTCTCAATAAGTTGTTATAACATAGTATTAAACAAACTCTAGTGCACATAACACTATATTATATGatctaactattttttattttttatttgattttcaggGGAATGGCTGTTCCTGACCCAACACAACCACATGGGCTTAAACTACTTGTCGAAGATTACCCATACGCCAACGACGGTCTCTTGTTATGGTCAGCGATCCAAACCTGGGTCCGAACCTACGTGGAACGTTATTACCCAAACCCGAACCTAGTCAAAACCGACAAAGAGCTCCAAGCCTGGTACTCCGAGTCTATCAACGTAGGTCACGCCGATCACCGCGACGCCGACTG is a genomic window of Brassica napus cultivar Da-Ae chromosome A2, Da-Ae, whole genome shotgun sequence containing:
- the LOC106446190 gene encoding lipoxygenase 4, chloroplastic, producing MALAKEIMGSRLIFERSSSLASSPFQSRLSIKKKTQRTQLSINPFDLSPMKAAISGGVVAAISEDLVKTLRFKTLGRNQENEEVEKAVQFKVRAVVTVRNKNKEDFKETLVKHLDAFTDKIGRNVVLELISIQVDPKTNEPKKSKPAVLKDWSKKSNSKAEKVHYAAEFTVDSAFGLPGAITVTNKHQKEFFLENITIEGFACGPVHFPCNSWVQSQNDHPSKRIFFTNQPYLPSETPSGLRTLREQELENLRGNGKGERKLSDRIYDFDVYNDIGNPDISTELARPVFGGREFPYPRRCRTGRRSTDTDLVSERRVEKPLPMYVPRDEQFEESKKNTFAACRLKAVLHNLVPSLKASILAEDFANFGEIDSLYKEGLLLKLGIQDDMFKKFPLPKIVTTLQKSSEGLLRYDTPKIVSKDKYAWLRDDEFARQAIAGINPVNIERVTTYPPVSNLDREIYGSHLDSALTEDHIIGHLDGLSVQQALETNRLFMVDYHDTYLPFLDRINALDGRKAYATRTILFLTRLGTLKPVAIELSLPKSKRVVTPPIDATSHWTWQLAKAHVGSNDAGVHQLVNHWLRTHACLEPFILSAHRQLSALHPIYKLLDPHMRYTLEINAVARQTLVSADGVIESCFTAGQYGLEISAAAYKNQWRFDMEGLPADLIRRGMAVPDPTQPHGLKLLVEDYPYANDGLLLWSAIQTWVRTYVERYYPNPNLVKTDKELQAWYSESINVGHADHRDADWWPELSTVDDLVSIITTIVWLASAQHAALNFGQYPYGGYVPNRPPLMRQLIPDESEPEFASFVEDPQKYFFSSLPSLLQTTKFMAVVDTLSTHSPDEEYIGERQQPSIWTGDAEIVDAFYGFSAEIGRIEQEIEKRNKDPSRRNRCGAGVLPYELMAPSSEPGVTCRGVPNSVSI